Genomic DNA from Bacteroides zhangwenhongii:
AGGTAACCCGCACGGACGGCGGGCGAATTCCGCAATTAATATTGACTTGTCCTGAAAATGTGCAGTCTCACTATCATGAGCTCTGTGTAGCCGATCAGTATCCGGCTTGTTATCCTATCCTCGCCTCTCTTCCCAAACTTACCGTCCATTCTTGGCTGACAGCTTTGCAAACGGAACGTTTGGAAGAAAAAGCCTGTTTGATAACGGAGCGCTTGAAGCATTGCAATCATAATTGGGAGGATGCCTTCTTTGTCACTCTTGCCCGCAATTTCGGTTTCGGCTTGAATGGAGACGCTTTTGAAACGTGGGCGGGAATGTTGCCTTTCCGTGCGATAGATAAACATCGCAATGATTTGTTCCAGATAGAGGCTTTCTTTTACGGCTTGGCAGGATTGTTGGAAGATTCGTTTCTTAAAAAAGGGCAGGAGGATGAGTATAGTCTACGTCTTATCAAGGAGTTCCGTTACTTGCAGCGGAAGTTTGAATTCACCCAAGTGATGAATGCTACTCTTTGGCGTTTTCTCCGGCTTCGTCCCGAAAACTTTCCTACTGTTCGTCTGGCTCAGTTGGCCTACCTTTATCAAAGAGGGGATAAGCTGTTCTCGCGGTTGCTGGAAGCAGGGACACTGGCGGAGGTGAGGACAC
This window encodes:
- a CDS encoding DUF2851 family protein encodes the protein MEHLLHYVWKHKLFPLKVLQTTEGLPVEVIDSGLQNPNAGPDFFNAKLKIDGTLWVGNIEIHIHSSDWLRHGHDKDKAYDSVILHVVGEADMEVTRTDGGRIPQLILTCPENVQSHYHELCVADQYPACYPILASLPKLTVHSWLTALQTERLEEKACLITERLKHCNHNWEDAFFVTLARNFGFGLNGDAFETWAGMLPFRAIDKHRNDLFQIEAFFYGLAGLLEDSFLKKGQEDEYSLRLIKEFRYLQRKFEFTQVMNATLWRFLRLRPENFPTVRLAQLAYLYQRGDKLFSRLLEAGTLAEVRTLLEVGTSSYWESHYLFGRTSSQKKKTMGERSKDLIIINTVVPFLYTYGLHKADEGMCERAGRFLEELKAEDNHIIRSWSAAGLPVVSAADSQALIQLQKEYCDRRKCLYCRFGYEYLRHK